From Centropristis striata isolate RG_2023a ecotype Rhode Island chromosome 16, C.striata_1.0, whole genome shotgun sequence, a single genomic window includes:
- the c9orf72 gene encoding guanine nucleotide exchange factor C9orf72 homolog: MSSGCPPQSPAVAKSEVAVEGECPLLAATFAYWDNILGPRVRHIWTPKGEQLMFLSDGEVTFLANHTLNGEILRSAECGAVDVKFFVLAEKGVIIVSLIFDGELKGDKNTCALSIILPQTELAFYLPLHTICVERLKHVIRKGRIWMQKGYNIISVLSLEIIPIMELLASMKTHCVPEDIDIKDTVLNDDDIGDSCHEDFLHKAISSHLQTCGCSIVVGSNPEKVNKIVRTLCLFLTPAERKCSRLCKADSSFKYDTGLFVQGLLKDSTGSFVLPFRQVLYSPYPTTHIDVDINTVKQMPPCHEHTYNQRRYMRSELSALWKTDSEEDIPPDTVIHTDETFTPDLNIFQDVMHKDTLVKSFIDEVFMLKPGLSLRSTYLAQFLLLLHRKALTLLKYIEDETQKGKKPFRSLRNLKTDLDLMVEGDLNIVMAFAEKLRAGLHSFVFGKPFYTSMQERDVLMSF, translated from the exons ATGTCCTCTGGCTGTCCACCCCAGTCCCCCGCCGTGGCAAAGTCCGAGGTCGCAGTAGAGGGAGAATGCCCGCTGCTGGCTGCCACCTTTGCCTACTGGGACAACATCCTGGGTCCGCGGGTGCGCCACATCTGGACGCCAAAGGGAGAACAACTGATGTTCCTCAGCGATGGAGAGGTCACATTTTTGGCCAATCATACACTCAATGGCGAGATTCTGCGGAGCGCTGAGTGTGGCGCTGTGGATGTGAAGTTCTTTGTCTTGGCAGAAAAGGGCGTCATAATTGTGTCTCTCATCTTCGACGGCGAGCTAAAGGGGGACAAGAACACATGTGCCTTGTCCATTATCCTGCCTCAGACCGAGCTGGCCTTCTACCTGCCACTGCACACCATCTGCGTGGAGAGGCTAAAGCATGTTATCCGCAAGGGACGCATTTGGATGCAGAAG GGCTACAACATCATATCAGTGCTGAGCCTGGAGATTATCCCCATCATGGAGCTGTTGGCGTCTATGAAGACTCACTGTGTGCCAGAAGATATAGAT ATAAAAGACACCGTGCTAAATGATGATGACATCGGGGACAGCTGCCACGAGGATTTCCTCCACAA GGCCATCAGCTCTCATCTGCAGACTTGCGGCTGTTCAATAGTCGTTGGAAGCAACCCAGAGAAAGTAAATAAG ATTGTGCGAACTCTCTGCCTCTTCCTCACCCCAGCTGAGAGGAAGTGCTCTCGCCTCTGCAAGGCTGACTCTTCTTTTAAATACGACACAGGCCTGTTTGTTCAGGGTCTGCTCAAG gacTCCACAGGCAGCTTCGTCCTGCCCTTCCGCCAGGTGCTCTACTCCCCGTACCCGACCACGCACATCGACGTCGACATCAACACGGTGAAGCAGATGCCGCCGTGCCACGAGCACACGTACAACCAGCGGCGCTACATGCGGTCTGAGCTGAGCGCTCTCTGGAAGACGGACAGCGAGGAGGACATACCCCCCGACACGGTCATTCACACCGACGAAACCTTCACACCCGACCT gaATATATTTCAAGATGTCATGCATAAAGACACTTTGGTGAAGTCATTTATAGATGAG GTGTTCATGCTGAAGCCGGGCCTGTCCCTGCGGAGCACCTATCTGGCCcagttcctgctgctgctccacaggAAGGCCCTCACGCTGCTCAAGTACATCGAGGACGAAAC GCAAAAAGGGAAGAAGCCGTTTCGATCGTTGCGCAACCTAAAGACGGACCTGGATCTGATGGTGGAGGGAGACCTGAACATCGTGATGGCCTTCGCTGAGAAGCTGAGGGCGGGACTGCACTCGTTCGTGTTCGGGAAGCCGTTTTACACCAGCATGCAAGAACGAGACGTGCTCATGAGCTTCTGA